In a single window of the Drosophila albomicans strain 15112-1751.03 chromosome 3, ASM965048v2, whole genome shotgun sequence genome:
- the LOC117567336 gene encoding DNA ligase 1: protein MSMWEDFIKCFRKGTKIKGCSADKIAELFQRVPPGQRKNLIEFSNKHNEYVDRVRKYPDKMPTIDWKYYKTNVRKEMVDWVTDFEKKYDNVDSMFSNRHSMIDFSKYFGELEKQTEEVKLEVKKFKEASNERIKLLQLKMDELKCMKPYSEMTMEEFCFAHPNEAPDFINKPTFWPHTVEENLPNVEHVHEEEAKKEPQKDKSDPKKPPPTDAPAGSEKPNKGKEVDSKKPADSPKEPEKGKVQAVQVEPKESTESQITEKVTELASKGIELVKELGSKAIVVLQNLWEKWEAKRRQVAKDAEAERKKKESANAVKTLDGKAVRDVASPEICNKTIIRGEEMAKADVKEQHVDLTIEGETDPDEQISKQKTREAKGKGTVCKEEGETVCSQKCQDKNEEIETICQKYEEKKSKEDADNICQKYEEKKKTEDVDSVCYQKYQEKKKASRLSAEEEKSCKEAATQDDAKLLAKQSEDECKKPKKEENKCKPDEKASLDTTLKPAANAEQPTSVVNASTPTSGDDNTIIGMHHECLTAENEIFLGSKRPTKIDTEQNKVEAFDKNKVQASDGKKIEISDHKTEPAVQPKQVSQNEIIAAALEKQLFKTKSSTVPKSELSDEGSNEFKSSSDAKQLGKQQKAQGDPEEIAKNMFKMATGAAQLLSDAKRSIEQVHRENAGQIEVLQHAYETAEKQINLALSQAYSALASAKKLAHRAQSTLEADEQKLVATIEKHSMLAKLLANQAVTMQKEISKLLAGLNKKQ, encoded by the exons aTGAGTATGTGGGAGGATTTTATTAAGTGTTTCAGGAAAGGCACCAAGATCAAGGGATGCTCAGCGGACAAGATTGCAGAGCTTTTCCAGCGAGTTCCTCCGGGTCAGcgcaaaaatttaatagagTTTTCCAACAAACACAATGAATACGTAGA TCGTGTGCGCAAATATCCAGATAAAATGCCAACTATCGATTGGAAATATTACAAGACGAATGTGCGAAAAGAAATGGTTGATTGGGTGACGGATTTCGAGAAGAAATACGATAATGTCGACAGCATGTTTTCGAATCGTCATTCCATGATTGATTTTTCCAAATACTTTGGCGAATTGGAAAAGCAAACGGAAGAAGTGAAATTGGAAGTTAAGAAATTCAAGGAGGCATCCAATGAACGTATCAAACTTCTACAGCTGAAAATGGATGAGCTGAAATGCATGAAACCCTATTCCGAAATGACCATGGAGGAGTTTTGTTTTGCCCATCCCAATGAGGCGCCcgattttataaataaacctACTTTCTGGCCGCACACTGTCGAGGAGAATTTACCCAACGTGGAGCATGTTCATGAAGAGGAGGCGAAAAAGGAACCACAGAAAGATAAATCTGATCCTAAAAAGCCACCTCCAACAGATGCTCCTGCTGGCAGTGAGAAGCCGAATAAGGGAAAGGAAGTGGATAGTAAGAAGCCAGCTGATTCTCCTAAAGAACCAGAGAAAGGAAAAGTACAAGCTGTGCAAGTTGAACCGAAAGAATCAACCGAAAGCCAGATTACAGAAAAGGTCACAGAATTAGCTTCTAAAGGAATTGAATTAGTCAAGGAATTAGGATCTAAAGCAATCGTTGTGCTGCAGAATTTGTGGGAGAAATGGGAAGCTAAGCGAAGACAGGTGGCGAAGGATGCTGAagcagaaagaaagaagaaagaatCCGCAAATGCAGTTAAGACTCTTGATGGAAAAGCGGTTAGAGACGTTGCTTCACCTGAAATTTGCAATAAGACCATAATTCGAGGTGAGGAAATGGCCAAGGCTGATGTTAAAGAACAACACGTTGACTTGACCATCGAAGGAGAAACGGATCCGGACGAACAGATTTCTAAGCAAAAGACGAGAGAGGCAAAGGGCAAGGGTACAGTATGTAAGGAGGAAGGTGAAACAGTCTGCTCCCAGAAATGTCAGgataaaaatgaagaaattgaaacaatttgcCAGAAATATgaggaaaagaaaagcaaggAAGATGCCGATAATATTTGCCAGAAATAtgaggaaaaaaagaaaaccgaaGATGTCGATTCAGTTTGTTACCAGAAATATCAGGAGAAAAAGAAAGCTAGCAGACTGAGTGCAGAGGAAGAAAAGTCGTGTAAAGAAGCCGCAACACAAGACGATGCCAAGTTGTTAGCAAAGCAGAGCGAAGATGAATGCAAGAAGCCCAAAAAAGAGGAGAACAAGTGTAAACCAGATGAGAAAGCTTCGCTTGATACAACACTAAAACCTGCAGCAAATGCTGAGCAACCAACAAGTGTTGTAAATgcttcaactccaacttcagGTGATGACAATACCATAATAGGAATGCATCATGAGTGTCTCACAGCTGAGAATGAGATATTTTTGGGATCAAAAAGACCGACAAAGATTGACACTGAGCAGAATAAAGTTGAGGCATTCGATAAGAATAAGGTTCAAGCGTCTGATGGCAAAAAGATTGAGATTTCTGATCACAAAACTGAACCAGCTGTGCAACCGAAGCAAGTctcacaaaatgaaataattgcaGCTGCATTGGAGAAACAATTGTTTAAGACTAAAAGTTCCACAGTTCCCAAATCGGAGCTTTCAGATGAAGGCAGCAACGAGTTCAAATCTTCGTCAGATGCTAAACAGCTGGGTAAGCAACAGAAAGCGCAAGGAGATCCCGAAGAGATTGCCAAGAACATGTTCAAAATGGCCACAGGAGCTGCTCAACTGCTGTCGGATGCCAAGCGGAGCATTGAGCAGGTGCACAGAGAGAATGCTGGCCAAATTGAAGTGCTGCAACATGCCTATGAGACGGCAGAAAAGCAAATCAATCTGGCTCTAAGTCAGGCCTACAGTGCTTTAGCTTCCGCTAAGAAACTCGCACATCGTGCTCAAAGTACTTTGGAGGCCGACGAGCAGAAACTGGTGGCCACCATTGAGAAGCACTCGATGTTGGCCAAGTTGTTGGCCAATCAGGCTGTGACGATGCAGAAAGAAATCTCAAAACTTCTCGCTGGTCTCAACAAGAAACAATGA